From a region of the Triticum aestivum cultivar Chinese Spring chromosome 7D, IWGSC CS RefSeq v2.1, whole genome shotgun sequence genome:
- the LOC123165557 gene encoding bZIP transcription factor 46, with protein sequence MEMPGGSGGAGALARQGSIYSLTFDEFQSALGGAGKDFGSMNMDELLRNIWTAEESNAIAATLTPATTAAPASNVDALPQPPPQPLQPQQQAILRQGSMTLPRTLSQMTVDEVWRDIMGFCDEEPPAAPAPAPAQVQAQAQAEAQAQRQQTLGRMTLEEFLVRAGVVREDMGGQTVVVPARAQALFPQGNVVAPTMQVANAVVHGVVGQGPGVPMTVAAPTTPGVLNGFGKMEGGDLSSLSPVPYPFDTVTRARKGPTVEKVVERRQRRMIKNRESAARSRQRKQAYIMELEAEVAKLKENNEALQKKQVEMLQKQKDEVIERIEKQLGPKAKRFCLRRTLTGPW encoded by the exons atggAGATGCCGGGAGGGAGCGGCGGGGCCGGCGCGCTGGCCAGGCAGGGGTCGATCTACTCGCTCACCTTCGACGAGTTCCAGAGCGCGCTCGGCGGCGCCGGCAAGGACTTCGGGTCCATGAACATGGACGAGCTGCTCCGCAACATCTGGACGGCCGAGGAGTCCAACGCCATCGCGGCCACCCTGACGCCGGCCACCACGGCCGCCCCGGCGTCCAATGTCGACGCCCtgccccagccgccgccgcagccgctgcAGCCGCAGCAGCAGGCCATCCTGCGCCAGGGCTCCATGACGCTGCCCCGCACGCTCAGCCAGATGACGGTGGACGAGGTCTGGCGCGACATCATGGGCTTCTGCGACGAGGAGCCGCCGGCGGcccccgcgccggcgccggcgcaggtgCAGGCTCAGGCGCAGGCGGAGGCCCAGGCGCAGCGGCAGCAGACCCTGGGGCGGATGACGCTGGAGGAGTTCCTGGTGCGCGCCGGCGTGGTGCGGGAGGACATGGGGGGCCAGACCGTCGTGGTGCCGGCGCGGGCGCAGGCTCTGTTCCCCCAGGGCAATGTGGTCGCGCCGACCATGCAGGTGGCGAACGCGGTGGTGCACGGAGTCGTCGGGCAGGGGCCTGGCGTGCCGATGACGGTGGCGGCGCCGACCACGCCCGGCGTGCTGAACGGGTTCGGGAAGATGGAGGGCGGGGATCTCTCGTCGCTGTCGCCGGTGCCGTATCCCTTCGACACCGTGACGAGGGCGAGGAAGGGGCCTACCGTCGAGAAGGTGGTCGAGAGGCGGCAGAGGCGCATGATCAAGAACCGGGAGTCCGCCGCCAGGTCCCGCCAGAGGAAGCAG GCTTATATAATGGAGTTGGAAGCCGAGGTAGCAAAACTGAAGGAGAACAATGAGGCATTGCAGAAAAAACAG GTGGAAATGCTACAGAAGCAAAAGGATGAG GTTATAGAGAGGATCGAAAAGCAGCTTGGACCAAAGGCAAAGAGATTTTGCTTGCGACGAACACTGACGGGTCCATGGTAG